The following proteins are encoded in a genomic region of Zea mays cultivar B73 chromosome 9, Zm-B73-REFERENCE-NAM-5.0, whole genome shotgun sequence:
- the LOC118473453 gene encoding uncharacterized protein, which translates to MALFFCMQAAYGEAMSSQHGSDYDWRTAPIDPQVVYASGGKPHGRYSMFDNVIDSSQVTVQRGGSSRSAARSSRRSTQDTAEVERLREELRQHQERQRVQEEYLRQHAAQQEYYATQFQQQQTLIQLCIDLKHWH; encoded by the exons ATggcattgttcttttgtatgcaGGCTGCATATGGTGAGGCGATGTCTAGTCAGCATGGATCGGACTATGACTGGAGGACCGCACCTATTGATCCTCAGGTTGTGTATGCGAGTGGTGGAAAACCCCATGGAAG GTACTCGATGTTCGAtaacgtcatcgactcgagccaggtgacggttcagaggggaggttcgtcgaggtctgctgctcgtagctcccgtCGCTCTACTCAGGATACTGCAGAAGTTGAGCGACTACGAGAAGAGCTTAGGCAACATCAGGAGCGGCAAAGGGTTCAGGAGGAATACTTGAGGCAACATGCTGCGCAACAAGAATACTATGCTACTCAGTTTCAACAACAGCAAACACTgatacaa ttatgtattgatttaaaacacTGGCATTAA